In one Thermococcus sp. 2319x1 genomic region, the following are encoded:
- a CDS encoding indolepyruvate ferredoxin oxidoreductase subunit alpha produces MSLKEVLKEEPHAGYMLTNEAIVRAALEADVKVAAFYPGSPQTEILDTFERVSRYRDDIAVEIAANEKVALETAAGAAFVGLRGFTSMKSVGGNVASDTLYSLAYTGVKGGLVVVIADDPYAHSSQSEQDGRWFGYTAYLPMLEPSSPQEAYEMVKKAFKLSEKYSSVVLVRTTTRVNHQSGIVRAGKLERTPFNKLSWKENRKSYATVGSLARKFKAELLEKIAKIRDDPEFLEFNRVEYFDGEGVREAKPGEARGIGIITSGVAYSYVLESLQKLGGKAYVLKLGVLNPIPEKLIGDFIEGLEKVVVVEELFPYIEGFVRQIAKERNPKLEIVGKKSGHFLEMLEYNVPIVIKVLAEVLGRELPFDYEGHFKRMWELAKLAPPRMPTFCAGCPHRATFWALRRAMGNIENYYLANDIGCYSMLALEHIGWTDSLLAMGASLGIAHGVQHSAEERVVALVGDSTFFHAALPGIVNAIRNNSKMTLIILDNAVTAMTGQQAHPGSPKKVNPYEKRIDIESVLRGLGVEKIVVIDSFQARKNIGKLREALKYDGLSVVISRGDCALYHFREYRRAGGKIVPYFVDKEACERAYNCIRDFGCPAIVIDEEDKKAKILPEICVGCGVCAQLCPHNAIHSTAILYGGEDKPYVTIEDYRELEQIMLRREKP; encoded by the coding sequence ATGTCCCTGAAAGAGGTTCTGAAAGAGGAGCCCCATGCGGGCTATATGCTAACTAATGAGGCCATAGTCAGAGCCGCCCTCGAGGCGGACGTGAAGGTTGCGGCCTTTTACCCCGGTTCTCCGCAGACAGAAATCTTAGACACCTTTGAGAGGGTTTCCCGCTACAGGGATGACATCGCTGTGGAAATAGCGGCCAACGAGAAGGTTGCCCTTGAGACAGCGGCAGGAGCCGCTTTCGTCGGTCTTAGAGGGTTCACATCAATGAAGAGCGTTGGCGGAAACGTGGCATCGGACACGCTCTATTCACTTGCCTACACCGGCGTCAAGGGCGGGCTCGTTGTGGTTATAGCCGATGATCCCTACGCCCACTCCTCCCAGTCGGAGCAGGACGGAAGGTGGTTCGGCTACACGGCTTACCTTCCAATGCTCGAACCATCCAGCCCGCAGGAAGCCTACGAGATGGTAAAGAAGGCCTTCAAGCTGAGCGAGAAATACAGTAGCGTCGTTCTGGTGAGGACAACGACGAGGGTAAACCACCAGAGCGGAATAGTGAGGGCTGGGAAGCTTGAGAGGACGCCCTTCAATAAGCTCTCGTGGAAAGAAAACCGGAAAAGCTACGCGACCGTTGGCTCCCTCGCGAGGAAGTTCAAGGCCGAGCTTCTGGAGAAGATAGCGAAGATTAGGGATGACCCGGAGTTTTTGGAGTTCAACCGCGTGGAATACTTCGATGGGGAGGGGGTAAGGGAAGCAAAGCCGGGGGAAGCGAGGGGAATCGGCATAATAACATCGGGCGTGGCATATTCCTATGTGCTCGAGAGCCTTCAGAAGCTCGGGGGAAAAGCGTACGTCCTCAAGCTCGGTGTCCTCAATCCGATCCCGGAGAAGCTTATTGGAGACTTCATAGAGGGGCTTGAAAAGGTTGTGGTGGTTGAAGAGCTTTTCCCCTACATAGAGGGCTTCGTGAGGCAGATTGCCAAGGAGAGGAATCCAAAGCTGGAGATAGTCGGCAAGAAGAGCGGCCACTTCCTTGAGATGCTGGAGTACAACGTGCCCATAGTCATCAAGGTTCTCGCCGAGGTTCTCGGAAGGGAGCTCCCCTTTGACTACGAGGGGCACTTCAAGAGAATGTGGGAGCTCGCAAAGCTCGCTCCTCCGAGGATGCCCACCTTCTGCGCCGGCTGTCCGCATAGAGCGACCTTCTGGGCGCTCAGGAGGGCCATGGGGAACATCGAAAACTACTATCTCGCCAACGACATCGGCTGCTACTCTATGCTTGCCCTCGAGCACATCGGCTGGACTGACTCTCTCTTAGCGATGGGCGCTTCCCTTGGAATAGCCCACGGGGTGCAGCACTCAGCTGAAGAGAGGGTGGTGGCGCTTGTAGGCGATTCGACCTTCTTCCACGCTGCTTTGCCCGGAATAGTGAACGCCATCAGGAACAATTCCAAGATGACGCTTATAATCCTTGACAACGCCGTTACTGCCATGACCGGCCAGCAGGCCCATCCCGGCAGTCCGAAGAAGGTGAACCCCTACGAAAAGCGCATAGACATAGAGAGCGTTTTGAGGGGCCTGGGAGTGGAGAAGATAGTCGTCATAGATTCCTTCCAGGCGAGGAAGAACATAGGCAAGCTGAGGGAGGCTTTAAAGTACGACGGACTCTCAGTCGTCATATCGAGAGGGGATTGTGCCCTCTACCACTTCCGCGAATACAGAAGGGCCGGAGGAAAGATAGTCCCCTACTTCGTGGACAAGGAGGCCTGTGAGAGGGCCTACAACTGCATAAGGGACTTCGGCTGTCCGGCGATAGTCATAGACGAGGAGGACAAAAAGGCGAAGATCTTGCCAGAGATCTGCGTCGGCTGTGGCGTCTGCGCCCAGCTGTGTCCGCATAATGCAATCCACTCGACGGCCATCCTCTATGGGGGAGAGGACAAGCCCTACGTGACG